A window of Caretta caretta isolate rCarCar2 chromosome 11, rCarCar1.hap1, whole genome shotgun sequence contains these coding sequences:
- the CFLAR gene encoding CASP8 and FADD-like apoptosis regulator isoform X2 yields MQSRPLGICLIIDCIGNDTDILEDTFKVLGFEVHCYRYLSVEAMNQTFHEVARLQKHRDYDSFICILVSRGSPQSIFCTDQTFPGYPLDRVKNFFTGDSCPELLGKPKLFFIQSYIVPADLQEPTSLLEVDGKEQKITANTRRPWNCSIPPVADIFWSQCKVDVSVLERSPSSSSSYLCCLAQLLRNPHKRKLPLLDIHIELNSRVYDYNRTLDPQQQYSLLLQHTLRKKLFFPPS; encoded by the exons ATGCAGAGTCGGCCTTTGGGAATATGCCTGATTATAGATTGCATTGGCAATGACACAG ATATACTGGAGGACACCTTTAAAGTTCTAGGCTTTGAAGTTCACTGTTATCGGTATTTAAGTGTGGAAGCCATGAACCAAACATTCCATGAAGTTGCAAGGCTGCAAAAGCACAGAGACTATGACAGCTTTATTTGCATATTGGTCAGCCGGGGGAGCCCTCAGAGCATCTTCTGCACAGACCAGACCTTTCCTGGGTACCCCTTGGATCGGGTGAAGAATTTTTTTACTGGAGACTCATGCCCTGAACTCCTAGGGAAACCAAAGCTCTTCTTTATTCAAAGCTACATTGTGCCAGCAGATCTGCAAGAACCCACCAGTCTGCTGGAGGTGGATGGGAAAGAACAGAAAATCACTGCCAATACCAGAAGACCTTGGAACTGTAGTATTCCCCCAGTAGCAGACATCTTTTGGAGTCAATGCAAGGTGGATGTGTCTGTGCTAGAAAGGtcacccagctcctcctcctcttatcTATGCTGTCTGGCTCAGCTCCTGCGCAATCCTcataaaag AAAACTCCCCCTATTGGATATCCATATTGAGCTGAACAGCAGAGTGTATGATTACAACAGGACCTTGGATCCACAGCAACAATACTCACTCCTGCTACAACACACCTTGAGGAAaaaactcttttttccccccagttaa